In Archangium violaceum, the following are encoded in one genomic region:
- a CDS encoding glucan 1,4-alpha-maltotetraohydrolase domain-containing protein, translated as MLQKNVFRAVLPLSLVLAPFAAFAGPLDGNSGDVMLQGFHWTSYQTSPWWSSIQGKASDIGASGFTMVWLPPSSDAASNEGYLPRQLYVQNSKYGTEAQLKSAIGALHTYGVKAIADIVINHRVGTTNWADFTNPTWGSWSVTRGDEWTGATGNTDTGDGYSAARDLDHTHATVQSDLKGWMNWLKSSIGYDGWRYDYVKGYAGSYVGAYNSATVPYFSVGELWTDLNLGNPDAHRQLLMNWIDATGGKSAVFDFTTKGILQQAVQYNEFWRLKDSAGKPSGAIGWWAAKSVTFIDNHDTGPSYPSSGQNHWPFPSDKVMQGYAYILTHPGIPCVYWVHFYDWGNSAQIKKLMSIRKSKGITSTSAVSIQVADTSKYAAIITGNSGSVAMKIGPGDWSPGTGWTLATSGTNYAVWTK; from the coding sequence GTGCTCCAGAAGAACGTGTTTCGTGCGGTCCTTCCCCTGTCCCTGGTGCTGGCGCCGTTCGCCGCCTTCGCGGGGCCGCTGGATGGCAACAGCGGCGACGTGATGCTCCAGGGCTTCCACTGGACGTCGTACCAGACGTCTCCCTGGTGGAGCTCCATCCAGGGCAAGGCCTCCGACATCGGCGCGAGCGGCTTCACCATGGTGTGGCTGCCGCCCTCCAGTGACGCGGCCTCCAACGAGGGCTACCTGCCGCGGCAGCTCTACGTGCAGAACAGCAAGTACGGCACCGAGGCGCAGCTCAAGTCGGCCATCGGCGCGCTGCACACCTACGGCGTGAAGGCCATCGCGGACATCGTCATCAACCACCGCGTGGGCACCACCAACTGGGCGGACTTCACCAACCCCACCTGGGGCTCCTGGTCGGTGACGCGCGGGGACGAGTGGACGGGCGCCACCGGCAACACCGACACCGGTGACGGCTACAGCGCCGCGCGCGACCTGGACCACACCCACGCCACCGTCCAGAGCGACCTCAAGGGCTGGATGAACTGGCTCAAGTCCAGCATCGGCTATGACGGCTGGCGCTATGACTACGTGAAGGGCTACGCCGGCTCCTACGTGGGCGCCTACAACTCCGCCACCGTGCCCTACTTCTCCGTGGGCGAGCTGTGGACGGACCTGAACCTCGGCAACCCCGACGCCCACCGGCAGCTGCTGATGAACTGGATCGACGCCACGGGTGGCAAATCGGCGGTGTTCGACTTCACCACCAAGGGCATCCTCCAGCAGGCCGTGCAGTACAACGAGTTCTGGCGGCTCAAGGACAGCGCCGGCAAGCCCTCGGGCGCCATCGGCTGGTGGGCGGCCAAGTCGGTGACCTTCATCGACAACCACGACACCGGCCCGAGCTACCCCAGCAGCGGTCAGAACCACTGGCCCTTCCCCAGCGACAAGGTGATGCAGGGCTACGCCTACATCCTCACCCACCCGGGCATCCCCTGTGTCTACTGGGTGCACTTCTATGACTGGGGCAACTCCGCGCAGATCAAGAAGCTGATGTCCATCCGCAAGTCCAAGGGCATCACCTCCACCTCGGCGGTGAGCATCCAGGTCGCGGACACCAGCAAGTACGCCGCCATCATCACCGGCAACAGCGGCAGCGTGGCCATGAAGATCGGCCCCGGGGACTGGTCTCCGGGCACCGGTTGGACGCTGGCCACCTCCGGCACCAACTACGCCGTCTGGACGAAGTAG
- a CDS encoding zinc ribbon domain-containing protein, producing the protein MAMIQFTRNYTDRSNDSGFQFEFHCDKCGNGHMSTFITNKVGLAASFLRAAGSIFGGAVSRAAYAGDHVKDALRGSAWDDAFSEAVTEAKTHFQHCTRCGKWVCPEACWNESRGLCEACAPNMEEEAAHIQARVSVEQAWDKARKVDQVEGLDMKAQQAVVACPHCRARTKGGKFCAECGKPLVAKAVHCTQCGTELAAKARFCAECGTPRGG; encoded by the coding sequence ATGGCGATGATCCAGTTCACCCGGAATTACACCGACCGCTCGAACGACAGCGGTTTCCAGTTCGAGTTCCACTGCGACAAGTGCGGCAACGGGCACATGTCCACCTTCATCACCAACAAGGTGGGTCTGGCCGCCAGCTTCCTGCGCGCCGCCGGCTCCATCTTCGGCGGCGCCGTGTCTCGCGCCGCCTACGCGGGCGACCATGTGAAGGATGCGTTACGCGGCAGCGCCTGGGATGATGCCTTCTCCGAGGCCGTCACCGAGGCCAAGACGCACTTCCAGCACTGCACCCGCTGTGGCAAGTGGGTCTGCCCCGAGGCCTGTTGGAACGAGTCCCGCGGGTTGTGTGAGGCGTGCGCGCCCAACATGGAGGAAGAGGCCGCGCATATCCAGGCCCGGGTCTCCGTGGAGCAGGCCTGGGACAAGGCTCGCAAGGTGGACCAGGTGGAGGGCCTGGACATGAAGGCCCAGCAGGCCGTGGTGGCGTGTCCCCACTGCCGGGCTCGTACCAAGGGCGGGAAGTTCTGCGCCGAGTGCGGCAAGCCCCTGGTCGCCAAGGCCGTTCATTGCACCCAGTGCGGTACGGAGCTGGCTGCCAAGGCCCGGTTTTGTGCCGAGTGCGGCACGCCTCGAGGCGGGTAA